One Methylobacterium sp. 77 DNA window includes the following coding sequences:
- the dut gene encoding dUTP diphosphatase translates to MDAPKIDLRIRDPRLKEWGFPRWGSSAAAGLDLHACLDEALTLAPHSPAILIPAGFSVLIRDPDWCGLIFPRSGLGHRDGLVLGNSVGVIDADYEGPLMISVWNRNADPAATIHIRPGDRIAQLVFTRVTRPVFTIVDALDPEEPEPRDGRGQGGFGSTGRR, encoded by the coding sequence ATCGACGCGCCGAAGATCGACCTGCGCATCCGCGACCCGCGCCTGAAGGAATGGGGCTTTCCGCGCTGGGGGTCCTCGGCGGCGGCGGGGCTCGACCTGCATGCCTGCCTCGACGAGGCGCTGACCCTGGCGCCGCACTCGCCCGCGATCCTGATCCCGGCGGGGTTCAGCGTGCTGATCCGCGACCCGGATTGGTGCGGCCTCATCTTCCCGCGCTCCGGGCTCGGCCATCGCGACGGTTTGGTCCTCGGAAACAGCGTCGGCGTCATCGACGCGGACTACGAGGGACCGCTGATGATCTCGGTCTGGAACCGCAACGCGGATCCGGCCGCCACGATCCACATCCGCCCCGGCGACAGGATCGCGCAACTCGTCTTCACGCGGGTGACGAGGCCCGTCTTCACCATCGTGGATGCCCTCGATCCCGAGGAGCCGGAGCCGCGGGATGGTCGCGGGCAGGGCGGTTTCGGATCGACCGGCCGGCGCTGA